One genomic region from Pseudorca crassidens isolate mPseCra1 chromosome 11, mPseCra1.hap1, whole genome shotgun sequence encodes:
- the SSTR3 gene encoding somatostatin receptor type 3, with translation MDTPGYPSPLPTPSEPWNASSAWPLDAILGNASTAQSAVGLAVSGILIPLVYLVVCVVGLLGNSLVIYVVLRQTASPSVTNIYILNLALADELFMLGLPFLAAQNALSYWPFGALMCRLVMAVDGINQFTSIFCLTVMSVDRYLAVAHPTRSARWRTAPVARTVSAAVWVASAVVVLPVVVFSGVPRGMSTCHMQWPEPAAAWRAGFIIYTAALGFFGPLLVICLCYLLIVVKVRSAGRRVWAPSCQRRRHSERRVTRMVVAVVALFVLCWMPFYVLNIINVVCPLPEEPAFFGLYFLVVALPYANSCANPILYGFLSYRFKQGFRRVLLRPSRRVRNQEPPLGPPEKTEEEEDEGEDGGGEAGQEGAGEHEGPKEMNGGVNRITQPGPSGQEQPPCGPTRKERQFLPQEPSAAEKSGTLHISYL, from the coding sequence ATGGACACCCCTGGCTATCCTTCACCGTTGCCCACGCCCTCGGAACCCTGGAACGCCTCTTCCGCTTGGCCCCTGGATGCCATCCTCGGAAACGCGTCCACAGCGCAGAGTGCAGTAGGGCTGGCTGTCAGTGGCATTCTGATCCCACTGGTCTACCTGGTGGTGTGCGTCGTGGGCCTGCTGGGCAACTCACTGGTCATCTACGTGGTCCTGCGACAGACGGCCAGCCCGTCGGTCACCAACATCTACATCCTCAACCTGGCGCTGGCTGATGAGCTTTTCATGCTGGGGCTGCCCTTCCTGGCCGCCCAGAACGCCCTGTCCTACTGGCCCTTTGGGGCCCTCATGTGCCGCCTGGTCATGGCCGTGGACGGCATCAACCAGTTCACCAGCATCTTCTGTCTCACCGTCATGAGCGTGGACCGCTACTTGGCGGTAGCGCATCCCACCCGCTCGGCCCGCTGGCGCACGGCGCCCGTGGCCCGCACAGTCAGTGCGGCCGTCTGGGTGGCCTCAGCCGTGGTAGTGCTGCCCGTGGTGGTGTTCTCGGGCGTGCCCCGTGGCATGAGCACCTGCCACATGCAGTGGCCCGAGCCGGCAGCGGCCTGGCGGGCCGGCTTCATCATCTACACGGCCGCACTGGGCTTCTTTGGGCCGCTGCTGGTCATTTGCCTCTGCTACCTGCTCATCGTGGTCAAGGTGCGCTCAGCTGGGCGGCGGGTGTGGGCACCCTCGTGCCAGCGGCGGCGGCATTCTGAGCGCAGGGTCACGCGCATGGTGGTGGCCGTGGTGGCACTCTTTGTCCTCTGCTGGATGCCCTTTTatgtgctcaacatcatcaaCGTGGTGTGCCCGCTGCCCGAGGAACCCGCCTTCTTCGGCCTCTACTTCCTGGTGGTGGCGCTGCCCTACGCCAACAGCTGTGCCAACCCCATCCTTTACGGCTTCCTCTCCTACCGCTTCAAGCAGGGCTTCCGCAGGGTCCTGCTGCGGCCCTCCCGCCGTGTGCGCAACCAGGAGCCTCCCCTGGGGCCtccagagaagacagaggaagaagaggatgaaggagaggatggaggtggggaggctgGGCAGGAGGGAGCAGGGGAGCATGAAGGGCCGAAGGAGATGAATGGTGGGGTCAACCGCATCACGCAGCCGGGTCCCAGCGGACAGGAGCAGCCTCCCTGCGGCCCCACCAGAAAGGAGCGTCAGTTCCTACCCCAAGAGCCCTCAGCTGCGGAGAAGTCAGGCACCCTGCACATCAGCTATCTGTAA
- the LOC137202945 gene encoding ras-related protein Rab-6B-like, with protein MKGSPDQQIDDVRTDRGSDVIILLVGNKTDLDDKREATLREGEQHAKELSATFIETGAKTGYNVKQLFRRVASALPGMENVQEESREGMIDTELDQPQESLASRGGCSR; from the coding sequence ATGAAGGGCAGCCCAGACCAGCAGATCGATGATGTCAGGACAGACAGGGGCAGTGACGTCATCATCCTGCTGGTGGGCAACAAGACCGACCTGGACGACAAGAGGGAGGCGACCCTCCGGGAGGGCGAGCAGCATGCCAAAGAACTGAGCGCCACGTTCATCGAGACCGGTGCCAAGACCGGCTACAACGTGAAGCAGCTCTTCCGACGTGTGGCCTCGGCTCTGCCTGGAATGGAGAACGTCCAGGAGGAAAGCAGAGAAGGGATGATCGACACCGAGCTGGACCAACCCCAGGAGTCCCTGGCCAGCAGGGGCGGCTGCTCCCGCTAG
- the C1QTNF6 gene encoding complement C1q tumor necrosis factor-related protein 6 codes for MGIAALGLLWAVLVPPLSVFGIPTEEPTSGEAVASSSPGLCRRCCDSEDPLVLADAAHTSLASPSALPYMLPEVRPYINITILKGDKGDRGLLGSPGKLGREGPRGERGPQGIKGAKGQAGSPGGPCQMRFSAFSVGRKTALHSSEGFQPLLFDTVFVNPDGHFNLAAGHFVAPLRGLYFFSLNVHSWNFKETYVHVVHNDEAAVILYAQPSDRSIMQSQSVMLALAPGDRVWARLFKRERENAVYSDDIDTYITFSGHLIKPEDD; via the exons ATGGGGATAGCTGCCCTGGGCCTCCTCTGGGCAGTGCTCGTGCCCCCTCTCTCTGTGTTTGGAATCCCCACCGAGGAGCCCACCTCTGGGGAAGCCGTGGCCTCTAGTTCCCCTGGGCTCTGTCGACGGTGCTGTGACTCTGAGGACCCCCTGGTCCTTGCTGATGCTGCACATACGTCCTTGGCCTCTCCGTCTGCCCTCCCGTACATGCTGCCTGAGGTCAGGCCCTACATTAACATCACCATCCTGAAGG GTGACAAAGGGGACCGAGGCCTGCTGGGCTCGCCCGGGAAGCTGGGCAGGGAGGGCCCCCGGGGGGAGCGCGGCCCCCAGGGCATCAAGGGCGCCAAGGGGCAAGCAGGCAGCCCTGGCGGCCCGTGCCAGATGCGCTTCTCAGCCTTCTCGGTGGGCCGCAAGACGGCCCTGCACAGCAGCGAGGGTTTCCAGCCGCTGCTCTTCGACACGGTCTTCGTGAACCCGGACGGGCACTTCAACCTGGCTGCCGGCCACTTCGTCGCCCCCCTGCGCGGCCTCTACTTCTTCAGCCTCAACGTGCACAGCTGGAACTTCAAGGAGACCTACGTGCACGTCGTGCACAACGACGAGGCAGCCGTCATCCTGTACGCGCAGCCCAGCGACCGCAGCATCATGCAGAGCCAGAGTGTGATGCTGGCCCTGGCACCCGGCGACCGTGTTTGGGCGCGGCTCTTCAAGCGTGAGCGTGAGAACGCCGTCTACAGCGACGACATCGACACCTACATCACCTTCAGCGGCCACCTCATCAAGCCTGAGGACGATTAG